The genomic interval CTCGATCTCCCTTTACGGCTTCATACCCCCCCTTCTAGTGCTTCTCCTGGCGCTTCTGAAGATTCCGGCCATCCCGGGGATAGTGGCCGGGATGCTTGCAGCCGCCGTCATGGCTCTCTTCCAGGGAGCGGGCGTGACCACAGTCATGGACTCGCTCTACACGGGCTACGTCCCCTCAACCATCGCTGAAGTGGCCGGCGCGGGCGATATCGCCTCGGTCAATGAACTGCTGAAGGGCGTGCTCGCCTTCTCGGCGGAGGGGTTTGACTCGGTTGTCGAGGTCGCCGACATGCTCAACGGTCTTCTCGAAAGAGGGGGACTGACCGGGATGCTCGACACTGTCGCGCTCATCCTGGTGGCGCTCGTGCTCGGCGGGATAATGGAGACACTGGGCTTCCTCGAAGTACTGCTCGAGAGGATGATGAGGGCCGTGCACTCGGTCTTCGGCCTGGTCGCGTCCGTCGTCGCGTCCTGCGTGTTCACGAACATGTTCCTGGGCGACCAGTACCTCGCCCTGGTCATGCCGGGCAGGCTCTTCAAGCCCGCCTTCGCTAACTTCGAGAAGGACGGGAAGAGGCTCGACCCGCGATTCCTCTCCAGGACCCTGGAGGACTCGGGAACCATGACCTCCGTCCTCGTGCCGTGGAACACCTGCGGCGCCTACAACAGCGGAGTGCTCGGCGTCCCCACCCTTTCCTACCTTCCCTACGCCTTCCTCAACTATCTCAACCTGGTAGTGGCGCTCGTCATGACCGCCCTTGGGATAGGCATACACTGGGCCGAGGACGAGGAAGAGGGGACGGTTTAGGCCTTGGAGAAAGTCCTTGAAGGCAGAGGAACAAACTTCCCTCTTTGGATAAAGCTGTCCGGCATGGGAGTGGGCGTGCTGCTGCTGGGCGACGGGTTCCGCAAGTTCATAGAGGGTGGCTTTTCGGGCGCGTTCGCCGGCATAATAGTCGGCTCGGCCTGCATATACATCACCGGCTATAAAAAACAAGTCGCCCTTACCGAGTCCGGTTTCTCTCGCAAGAGAATCTTCTGGGGAAAGGGGAGGGTGGACAGCCTCTCCTGGGACGAGATGGAGGAGGTCGTACTCTTTCCGTCGGACTCGGGCACCACCGTCCTGCTGCCGTTCAAGGACAGGGGATGGAGGGTCTTTCTTCCCGGGATCGCCGAGGATGAGGTCAGAGACCACATCTCTCGGTTCGGAGGAGGCGTGTCCGTCAGAACCGGAGAGGCGATTGCAGACGAATGATCGGGCTCATAATGGAGGGACTGAACGTCCCTCCTCTGTTTTCATCTGATGAATGAAAGGAAAGTATCCATGGTGCAAAAGACAAAAGTGCAACAGGTCCTGGAGCTGGGGCAGAGCATCTGGTGCGACTACCTTAGCAGGGACCTGCTAAGAGGCGGAGGGCTCGACAGGATGATAGAGCAGGGCGTGCGTGGAGTCACGACGAACCCCTCCATATTCGAGAAGGCTATCTCCGGTACCTCCGACTATGATGACGACATCCGCCGCTTGACCGCCGAGGGGCTGTCAGCCGAGGAGATCTGCACGGCCCTCACCGTAGAGGACGTCCGAGAGGCCGCCGACAGGCTCCGCCCCGTGTTCGAGTCAAGCGAAGGTTCGGATGGATTCGTCAGCCTCGAGGTCAGTCCTCTCCTGGCCGACGACGAGCAGGGCACCATCGACGAGGCCGCGTGCCTTTTCTCCATGCTCGCCAGGGAGAACGTCATGATCAAGATCCCCGCCACCCCGGCGGGAATCGAGGCCATCCGCAGGAGCATAGCGAGGGGGATAAACGTCAACGCCACCCTGATCTTCTCCAAGGGCTGCTACCGCAGGGTGCTGGAGGCCTGGCTCTCCGGCCTGGAGCAGAGGACGGAGGCCGACCTGCCGATTTCCGGTATAGCCTCCGTGGCTTCCCTGTTCGTCAGCAGGATCGACACGGCCGTCGACAAGCTGCTCGAGGGTAGCGACGCGCAGGAGCTAGCGGGTCATATAGCCGTGGACAACGCTCGCGCCGCCTACGCCTCGTTCGAGGAGACGACCAGTACTAAGAGATGGGAGGTCCTGGCCGCAAAGGGAGCGATGTTTCAGAGACCGCTCTGGGCCAGCACCGGGACGAAGAACCCGGCATACTCTCCGACACTCTACGTCGATTCCCTCATAGGGCCTAACACGGTGAACACAATACCGCCATCGACCTTCGAGAAGTTCCTCTCGGGCGGCAGAACGGAGCTCTCCGTCGCATCGGAGAGGGAGGAGGGGGTCAGGCGCCTCTCGCGCCTCGCCGCATCGGGGATCGACCTTGACGCAGTCACGGCGCGTCTCCTCGAGGAGGGACTGGAGGCCTTCACCTCTGCCTACAGGGCGCTGCTAGCCGAGATCGAGAAGAAGCGAGAGGCCTTTTCACGCTCGTGACAGTTGACATATCCAGCGGGGCTCTATATAATACTTCCGTTTGCGCATACGGGGCTATAGCTCAGTTGGGAGAGCGCTTGAATGGCATTCAAGAGGCCAGGGGTTCGAGTCCCCTTAGCTCCACCATTTCGTTGGATCAGGCCGTCCGGTGAGATCGGGCGGCTTTTCTTCTTTCCTTGCTGCAAATCATTAATAAGAGGGGGAAAGACATGTCGCCGAAGGGGTTCCATTTCATAGTCGAGGCATCAGGGTGCGGACCGGTCATATCTCAGGTGGACAGACTGCAGGAAATACTTGTGGAAGCTGCAAAAAGGGCGAACACCCAGGTGTGGTCCGTATCGTTTCATCGCTTTCCTCCCGACGGGGTGAGCGGTGTCGTGGTCATCAGCGAATCGCATCTCTCCATCCACACGTGGCCGGAGGTCGGCTACATGGCGCTCGATATCTACACGTGCGGAGAGGACAGCAAACCGGAGATCGCGGTCGACTACGTGCTTGAACAGATAGGCGCAAAGCACACCCATATCACGGAGATCTCCCGGGGCCTCGACGACGGCGACCTGGAGTACTACCACTCCTTCACCACCTGGCAGGAGGTCCTGCAGAGGAACAGCACGGCCTAAGGAAAACATGCCCCGAAGACAGAGAGCGGCGTACGCGATCACATCACGTACGCCGCTCATTTTTCCGTTTCATGCGGCCTTGGCGGCCCGGTCAGCGGGCTACTTTGCTCACGTAGGAGCTGGTCATCACGGAGAGCAGCCCTCCGTAGCTGACGTCGAATTCCATCACGTCTCCGACCTTGAGCGGGCGCTTGCAGCGGGTGACGTCCAGCAGCATGTGGTCGCTGCTCGCGCCAATTATCTCCGCGCCCTCGTCCCTCGGGAACAGGTTCTCGATGCGCGCGTCCTGCCTGCCCAGCGCCAGGATCGCTCGCTTCATCATGCCCTTGTCCTCGAAGACCGGCTTTTCGCCGAACGCGTCCATTCCTATCTCACCGATGGGCATGGAGGGCTTCTCCTTCAGCTCGATGATCTCAACCGCAAGGGTGAAGACATCCCTGTGGGTTCCCGGGATGTGGGTTCCATCGGCAGTCTCCAGTCCCAGGACTATCGACTCGCCGAGGCGAAGGAGGTTGACTCTGTCGGGGACCCCTCCCGCCTGCATCAGCTTGAGCGAGGACGAGTTGCCCCCCGAGACAATCTTCAGCTTCACGCCGCAGGTCGACTCTATCTCCCCTGCTATCTCCACCAGCTCGCCGAGGTTCTCTCTACTAGGCAGAACGCCCCCGTAGCATGTCAGGTTCACACCCACACCAGCGAGGTTGAGCCCGGGAAGCTTGACTATCTCCTGTGCCAGGGGAAGTGCGTCCTCTTTCAGAACTCCCTCGCGAAGGTCTCCCAAGTCGATCATCAGCAGTACGTCGTGAGTCTTCTCCGCGCGGACAGCGGCCTCTGATAGAGCCTTCAGAGTCGGAAGCTCCGAGTTGAGGCTGATATCAGCGAATGCGACCACCTCGTCCGCCCTGGATGGAGAGGGGAGCCGCAGAAGCATTTTTGGCAGGGGGATATCCTTCATCCTCTGAAGGTTCTCGACCCTGCTGTCGGCGAGGTACTGAACTCCGCTGGAGGCTTGAGTCTCCGCGAGCTCGGGGATGGCGCAATAGACCTTGGTCACCGCCGCCGTCTCCATGCCCTTGCCTTTGCAGAGCTGCGCCAGGTGGCGCGTGTTGTGGCGAAGCTTTTCCAGGTCGATGAACAGCGCCGGGTATTTTACTCTCGTCTCTGTCATTGCCTTGATTCTCCTGTCATCTCTATGTTTATGAGCCATCAGACGGCCCTGTTCACCGGGTTCTCTTCCGGGATTATGCCGAAGTTCTTCTTCAGCAGCTTCAGGGCGTCCTCCGGGTACTTCTTCGACAACACGCCGAGCGAGGCCATGATGTACTCGCCGTCGATCAGCGTCTTGACGCTCTCCGGCGGGTAGAGCTCGAGCCCCTTGTTCATGGTCCCCGCCGCCTTCAGGATCTCCATCCTGGCGGGAAGGCGGGTCAGCGCACCTCCGGTGCCTATCACGTACTCGACGGCCGTCAGGTCCTTGCCCTCGGCTATCGTCTTCTTTCCCGTGGCGGTGTAGTAGTGCCGGATCCTGCCCGCGTGACGCCGAAGTGAGAGCAACAGTGCCTCGCGGGTCATTCTCTCGACGAATCGAACCTCTTTGTC from Synergistaceae bacterium carries:
- a CDS encoding sodium:proton antiporter; this encodes SISLYGFIPPLLVLLLALLKIPAIPGIVAGMLAAAVMALFQGAGVTTVMDSLYTGYVPSTIAEVAGAGDIASVNELLKGVLAFSAEGFDSVVEVADMLNGLLERGGLTGMLDTVALILVALVLGGIMETLGFLEVLLERMMRAVHSVFGLVASVVASCVFTNMFLGDQYLALVMPGRLFKPAFANFEKDGKRLDPRFLSRTLEDSGTMTSVLVPWNTCGAYNSGVLGVPTLSYLPYAFLNYLNLVVALVMTALGIGIHWAEDEEEGTV
- the tal gene encoding transaldolase, whose amino-acid sequence is MVQKTKVQQVLELGQSIWCDYLSRDLLRGGGLDRMIEQGVRGVTTNPSIFEKAISGTSDYDDDIRRLTAEGLSAEEICTALTVEDVREAADRLRPVFESSEGSDGFVSLEVSPLLADDEQGTIDEAACLFSMLARENVMIKIPATPAGIEAIRRSIARGINVNATLIFSKGCYRRVLEAWLSGLEQRTEADLPISGIASVASLFVSRIDTAVDKLLEGSDAQELAGHIAVDNARAAYASFEETTSTKRWEVLAAKGAMFQRPLWASTGTKNPAYSPTLYVDSLIGPNTVNTIPPSTFEKFLSGGRTELSVASEREEGVRRLSRLAASGIDLDAVTARLLEEGLEAFTSAYRALLAEIEKKREAFSRS
- a CDS encoding adenosylmethionine decarboxylase; its protein translation is MSPKGFHFIVEASGCGPVISQVDRLQEILVEAAKRANTQVWSVSFHRFPPDGVSGVVVISESHLSIHTWPEVGYMALDIYTCGEDSKPEIAVDYVLEQIGAKHTHITEISRGLDDGDLEYYHSFTTWQEVLQRNSTA
- a CDS encoding alanine/ornithine racemase family PLP-dependent enzyme → MTETRVKYPALFIDLEKLRHNTRHLAQLCKGKGMETAAVTKVYCAIPELAETQASSGVQYLADSRVENLQRMKDIPLPKMLLRLPSPSRADEVVAFADISLNSELPTLKALSEAAVRAEKTHDVLLMIDLGDLREGVLKEDALPLAQEIVKLPGLNLAGVGVNLTCYGGVLPSRENLGELVEIAGEIESTCGVKLKIVSGGNSSSLKLMQAGGVPDRVNLLRLGESIVLGLETADGTHIPGTHRDVFTLAVEIIELKEKPSMPIGEIGMDAFGEKPVFEDKGMMKRAILALGRQDARIENLFPRDEGAEIIGASSDHMLLDVTRCKRPLKVGDVMEFDVSYGGLLSVMTSSYVSKVAR
- a CDS encoding DNA mismatch repair protein MutL gives rise to the protein REALGDLVVFDVGGATTDVHSVAEGSEKILSITVSPEPIAKRTVEGDLGVYLNLNHIAEQVDMEKLRADFPEADDLIAGAGPIPRTDKEVRFVERMTREALLLSLRRHAGRIRHYYTATGKKTIAEGKDLTAVEYVIGTGGALTRLPARMEILKAAGTMNKGLELYPPESVKTLIDGEYIMASLGVLSKKYPEDALKLLKKNFGIIPEENPVNRAV